One window of Dysidea avara chromosome 11, odDysAvar1.4, whole genome shotgun sequence genomic DNA carries:
- the LOC136238549 gene encoding NEDD4 family-interacting protein 2-like has protein sequence MITKLARETAKYVRITSKMTESREGYTVVPTSEPTEATTAAPVMTTMEPPSYQDPIPPKYAEPIKLPSYEQAERTKNGEQFEDVMRQPLTSQPESDDDDELSEAIIGTNCDFMVMFIISFLFGLMGYLISLCISTTLAGYYGAMAGLGLSCIKIGALYALYKGDAYYQNQMDPRYMELLATLITLVGVYLFVYGIVRFKNVKSSLVENRPQDGEA, from the exons ATGATTACAAAATTAGCACGTGAGACAGCAAAGTATGTGAGGATTACCTCAAAGATGACGGAGAGTCGTGAAGGATATACAGTG GTTCCTACTAGTGAACCGACAGAAGCAACAACTGCCGCCCCAGTAATGACAACAATGGAGCCTCCATCGTATCAAG ATCCTATCCCGCCCAAATACGCTGAACCAATAAAGTTACCATCTTATGAACAAGCAGAGAGAACTAAG AACGGTGAACAGTTTGAAGATGTGATGAGGCAACCCTTAACCAGTCAACCTGAGA gtgatgatgatgatgaactgAGTGAAGCTATAATTGGGACCAACTGTGATTTTATGGTGATGTTTATTA TTTCATTCTTGTTTGGTCTAATGGGTTACTTGATCAGTTTGTGTATATCAACCACACTGGCTGGTTACTATGGAGCAATGGCTGGACTGGGTCTGTCCTGTATTAAGATTGGTGCCTTATATGCA TTATACAAAGGTGATGCTTATTATCAGAATCAGATGGACCCTCGTTACATGGAGCTACTTGCCACTCTGATTACTTTAGTTG GTGTGTACCTGTTTGTTTATGGGATAGTCCGTTTCAAGAATGTCAAGTCCAGTCTAGTGGAGAACAGGCCACAAGATGGAGAGGCTTAA
- the LOC136238548 gene encoding uncharacterized protein, whose translation MSDDFSDIDGGHEPLFADYEDEDLDDVPALPPPLAILNSPSGGGTALDNGGDMHGDLSFTQQTNLFADEAADTSRNDQSMTGPSNKKRKPMLIYNEGKITSPRGLQAIMNDFANIKFKGKGHEKSDLKLLMMNYEEWANRMFPKLAFDDIVERTEKLGAKKEVKSLLHQFRSGITPVGEEVVDDEDHVSTGVDHVSTGVDHVSTGASTGAHQTEENTAANRDSDLPDDLMQFVDVNDQGNPLLDDQVDEWPEDMMDDLPMVDINGATNPTNQRPRTVGDMNTSQVSDTGVDDCIPSLDEDQSHQDSSHITNADDPVLGDQGHQGSPLTHDTCDDQAQSHHDGTACGNHASDHHFDNQDSLIDSVRVDDHNDDSNHVHLDQDKVLTQPMSDIQGDSLTHDQVAPNSESLVSHDEHGQDQCTLTDGSKSLTQQTDNQKTSLTHHDQESEEPLASHDELDQSQHDLMHTNNQNDLLHEEADQNTDHLFNDISIDDFINDDV comes from the exons ATGTCGGACGATTTCAGCGACATCGATGGAGGTCACGAACCGTTATTTGCTGATTACGAGGATGAAGACTTGGACGATGTTCCCGCCCTCCCGCCTCCACTAGCAATATTGAACAGCCCATCAGGTGGCGGTACTGCCCTAGACAATGGCGGGGACATGCATGGCGACCTGAGTTTCACGCAACAAACTAACTTGTTCGCAGATGAAGCTGCTGATACGAGTAGGAACGACCAGTCCATGACAGGGCCATCTAACAAGAAGAGAAAGCCAATGTTGATTTATAACGAGGGAAA AATAACATCACCCAGAGGACTACAGGCGATAATGAATGACTTCGCTAACATCAAGTTTAAGGGGAAGGGTCATGAG AAATCAGATCTGAAGCTACTGATGATGAATTATGAGGAGTGGGCCAACAGAATGTTTCCCAAACTTGCTTTTGATGATATTGTAGAGCGAACTGAGAAATTAGGAGCCAAGAAGGAAGTTAAG TCACTCCTTCATCAGTTCAGAAGTGGCATCACCCCTGTTGGAGAGGAGGTGGTAGATGATGAGGATCATGTGAGCACTGGAGTAGATCATGTGAGCACTGGAGTAGATCATGTGAGCACAGGGGCTAGCACAG GTGCTCATCAAACAGAAGAGAACACTGCAGCTAATAGGGACTCTGATCTCCCTGATGACTTGATGCAATTTGTTGATGTTAATGATCAGGGGAATCCCCTACTAGATGATCAGGTAGATGAATGGCCTGAGGACATGATGGATGACCTACCAATGGTGGACATCAATGGAGCAACTAATCCAACCAATCAGAGGCCTAGGACTGTCGGTGACATGAACACAAGCCAAGTCAGTGATACAGGTGTTGATGATTGTATTCCGTCACTTGATGAGGATCAAAGTCATCAAGATAGCTCCCACATTACAAATGCTGATGATCCAGTGCTGGGTGATCAGGGTCATCAAGGTAGTCCTTTGACTCATGACACATGTGATGATCAGGCTCAGAGTCATCATGATGGGACTGCATGTGGTAATCATGCTTCAGACCATCATTTTGATAATCAAGATTCTTTGATTGACTCTGTACGTGTTGATGATCACAATGATGATTCAAATCATGTACATTTAGATCAAGACAAGGTACTGACCCAACCAATGAGTGATATTCAAGGTGATTCTTTGACTCATGATCAAGTTGCACCGAATAGTGAGTCACTTGTATCTCATGACGAGCATGGTCAAGATCAGTGTACTTTGACAGATGGGAGTAAGTCATTGACTCAACAAACAGATAATCAAAAAACCTCTTTGACTCATCATGATCAAGAGTCTGAAGAGCCACTTGCATCTCATGATGAGTTAGATCAAAGTCAACATGACTTGATGCACACTAATAATCAGAATGATTTACTTCATGAGGAGGCAGATCAAAACACTGACCACTTGTTTAATGACATTTCAATTGACGATTTCATTAATGATGATGTATAA